A genomic window from Microbacterium sp. H1-D42 includes:
- a CDS encoding L-rhamnose mutarotase, giving the protein MKRVAQVIGLDPEQIDEYERIHREVWPGVLAQIKGSGIQNYSIYRYGNLLFSYFEYVGDDYEADMAAMAEDPTTQEWWAVCEPKQRPVAEREEGEWWHTVPEVFHLD; this is encoded by the coding sequence ATGAAGCGCGTCGCACAGGTCATCGGCCTCGATCCCGAGCAGATCGACGAGTACGAGCGCATCCACCGCGAGGTGTGGCCAGGCGTGCTCGCGCAGATCAAGGGCAGCGGCATCCAGAACTACTCGATCTACCGGTATGGCAACCTGCTGTTCTCGTACTTCGAATACGTCGGCGATGACTACGAGGCCGACATGGCCGCGATGGCGGAGGACCCCACGACGCAGGAGTGGTGGGCGGTCTGCGAGCCGAAGCAGCGTCCCGTCGCCGAGCGCGAAGAGGGCGAGTGGTGGCACACGGTGCCCGAGGTCTTCCATCTCGACTGA
- a CDS encoding aldo/keto reductase, with protein MTLPTRRHRSLNLTALGAGCAQLGNLSFAMSDDEAEQTVRAAWESGIRYFDTAPHYGLGLSERRLGRALSAYPRDEYVVSTKVGRLLEPNPVAGQSDLVNGFDVPADTQRVYDFSRDGVLRSIEESLDRLGLDRIDVVYLHDPDEHWEQASTTGAATLAQLRDEGVIGGFGAGMNQTGMLADFIERADVDLLMCAGRLTLLEHASAERMLEAATRHDVAIVAAAVYNSGLLSRESVPDDATFDYAQAPAELIARARVIEAVCRRHGVSLPAAALQFALRYPQVVSVVAGFRGAEQAAQTAERMAAPIPDEFWAELEATSLITPRRTA; from the coding sequence ATGACCCTGCCCACCCGCAGGCATCGTTCACTGAACCTCACCGCGCTCGGCGCCGGCTGCGCGCAGCTCGGCAACCTCAGCTTCGCGATGTCCGACGACGAGGCCGAGCAGACCGTCCGTGCGGCCTGGGAATCGGGCATCCGCTACTTCGATACCGCGCCGCACTACGGTCTCGGGCTGTCAGAGCGACGCCTCGGCAGAGCGCTGTCGGCCTACCCGCGTGACGAGTACGTCGTCTCGACGAAGGTCGGGCGGCTGCTGGAGCCGAACCCGGTGGCGGGGCAGAGCGACCTCGTGAACGGGTTCGATGTGCCGGCCGACACCCAGCGCGTGTACGACTTCAGCCGCGACGGCGTGCTGCGCTCGATCGAGGAGAGTCTGGACCGCCTTGGCCTCGACCGCATCGACGTGGTGTACCTGCACGACCCCGACGAGCACTGGGAGCAGGCATCCACCACTGGCGCCGCGACGCTCGCCCAGCTGCGCGATGAGGGCGTGATCGGCGGATTCGGCGCCGGGATGAACCAGACCGGCATGCTGGCCGACTTCATCGAGCGCGCCGACGTCGACCTCCTGATGTGCGCAGGGCGCCTCACGCTTCTCGAGCACGCGAGTGCCGAGCGGATGCTGGAAGCCGCGACCCGGCACGATGTCGCGATCGTGGCGGCCGCGGTCTACAACTCCGGGCTGCTCAGCCGCGAGAGCGTGCCGGACGATGCCACCTTCGACTACGCCCAGGCGCCCGCCGAGCTCATCGCCCGCGCCCGCGTGATCGAGGCGGTCTGTCGCCGCCACGGCGTGAGCCTGCCGGCGGCGGCGCTGCAGTTCGCGCTCCGCTACCCTCAGGTGGTGTCGGTCGTGGCCGGATTCCGCGGTGCGGAGCAGGCGGCGCAGACTGCGGAGCGGATGGCCGCCCCGATCCCCGACGAGTTCTGGGCAGAACTCGAGGCAACCTCACTCATCACCCCGAGGAGAACAGCATGA
- a CDS encoding sugar ABC transporter ATP-binding protein, giving the protein MTAALEVRALRKTFPGVVALAEANLRVERGSIHALMGENGAGKSTLIKIVTGVQPADSGELVLAGDTVSFANPLEAMQAGVGVVHQERNVIREFTVGENIVLSQMPRRLGRVDWPTVWREAQRCLDLLHLDIDPRTPMRDLSAAQTQLVEIARGLHREATVLLLDEPTASLSVDEADRLYRVVHDLSEKGTAIVLVSHKLDEVFAHCDAITVLRDGATAMESQPIADTSRDEVVARMVGRSLAALEVEERSIDRSGTPALELRKVSTSTGHREVSLDVHPGEIVGMYGLVGAGRTELARAILGIDRVTAGDVLVRGEDARIRSVRDALQRFRIGYVTENRKEEGVFLLQSITRNVSVTIWSKLARFLGFVPGARERAVVDEYVKVLDIKISSQDQLAGQLSGGNQQKVSLAKWLAAQTEILIIDEPTVGIDVRTKRAFYELIWRLADEGLAILLISSDLAEMITLADRIVVMDEFIVRGEVPNDHRYDSVSQAVMSHIHRSEAPV; this is encoded by the coding sequence ATGACCGCGGCACTGGAAGTACGGGCACTGCGCAAGACCTTCCCTGGGGTCGTCGCGCTGGCCGAGGCGAATCTGCGGGTCGAGCGCGGCTCGATCCACGCGCTGATGGGCGAGAACGGCGCAGGAAAGTCGACGCTCATCAAGATCGTCACCGGCGTGCAGCCTGCCGACTCTGGCGAACTGGTCCTGGCCGGCGATACCGTGTCGTTCGCGAATCCACTGGAGGCGATGCAGGCCGGCGTCGGCGTCGTGCACCAGGAGCGCAACGTCATCCGTGAGTTCACGGTGGGCGAGAACATCGTGCTGTCCCAGATGCCGCGTCGTCTGGGCCGCGTCGATTGGCCGACGGTCTGGCGTGAGGCTCAGCGGTGCCTTGATCTGCTGCACCTCGACATCGACCCGCGCACGCCCATGCGCGACCTGTCGGCAGCGCAGACGCAGTTGGTCGAGATCGCCCGAGGACTCCACCGAGAGGCCACGGTGCTGCTGCTCGACGAACCCACGGCCTCCCTCAGCGTGGACGAGGCCGACCGGCTGTACCGGGTGGTGCACGACCTCAGCGAGAAGGGCACGGCGATCGTGCTCGTCAGCCACAAGCTCGACGAGGTCTTCGCGCACTGCGACGCGATCACTGTGCTGCGTGACGGTGCCACGGCGATGGAATCCCAGCCGATCGCCGACACCTCGCGTGACGAGGTGGTCGCACGGATGGTGGGGCGATCGCTGGCAGCGCTCGAGGTCGAGGAACGGAGCATCGATCGCTCCGGGACCCCCGCCCTTGAGCTGCGGAAGGTCAGCACCAGCACCGGACACCGCGAGGTGTCGCTGGATGTGCATCCCGGTGAGATCGTCGGCATGTACGGCCTCGTCGGCGCCGGGCGCACTGAGCTTGCCCGTGCGATCCTCGGCATCGATCGCGTCACGGCGGGTGATGTTCTCGTACGCGGCGAGGACGCCCGCATCCGCTCGGTGCGTGATGCGCTGCAGCGTTTCCGGATCGGGTACGTCACCGAGAATCGCAAGGAGGAGGGCGTCTTCCTGCTGCAATCGATCACGCGCAACGTCTCGGTGACCATCTGGTCGAAGCTGGCCCGCTTCCTCGGCTTCGTCCCAGGCGCCAGGGAGCGCGCGGTGGTCGACGAATACGTCAAGGTGCTCGACATCAAGATCTCCTCGCAGGATCAGCTCGCCGGGCAGCTCTCCGGCGGCAACCAGCAGAAGGTCTCGCTGGCGAAATGGCTGGCGGCCCAGACCGAGATCCTCATCATCGACGAGCCGACCGTCGGCATCGACGTGCGCACCAAGCGCGCGTTCTACGAGCTGATCTGGCGCCTCGCCGACGAAGGTCTCGCCATCCTGCTGATCTCGAGCGATCTGGCCGAGATGATCACGCTCGCGGACCGTATCGTGGTCATGGACGAGTTCATCGTCCGCGGTGAAGTGCCCAACGACCACCGCTATGACAGTGTGAGTCAGGCTGTGATGTCGCACATCCACCGCTCGGAGGCCCCTGTATGA
- a CDS encoding substrate-binding domain-containing protein encodes MSAKTGTRIAVAAAAAALLFGLTGCTTPADNGGGDDSAASGDLGSVKVALVSGGAHPYFQPWADAGAQAVEDFGISDVTFNETAEWDQTKQNDVINSLAANGYNAFGVFGVSPTDINSTFQRLKDSDLAVGSIGSCPAGDENLADFCLSTDTEEAAYQAAVAAIEAIGGEGNIVHMTGNNVDSNTQRRIKGVERAVAETDGAVTLLQNITDVDTDLATAQKAASDLLAASGSEIQAIVTTAYNPAVASAEAIAEAGLSIQLVAIDDDATILDGIRDGSVYGTVAQNPAGQAYVGSWVLAQLASGNCTVNEPGVIVDSGSFVVTKDNVDTYDDERSAFADTVMKKFESELLTCK; translated from the coding sequence ATGAGCGCAAAGACAGGTACCCGCATCGCCGTCGCCGCAGCCGCGGCAGCGCTGCTGTTCGGCTTGACGGGATGCACGACGCCCGCAGACAACGGCGGCGGTGATGACTCCGCAGCATCCGGTGACCTCGGCTCCGTCAAGGTGGCGCTCGTCTCCGGCGGCGCACACCCCTACTTCCAGCCCTGGGCCGACGCCGGCGCGCAGGCCGTCGAGGACTTCGGCATCAGCGATGTCACGTTCAACGAGACCGCCGAATGGGACCAGACCAAGCAGAACGACGTCATCAATTCACTGGCGGCGAACGGATACAACGCATTCGGTGTCTTCGGCGTCTCGCCCACCGACATCAACTCGACGTTCCAGCGGCTGAAGGACTCCGATCTCGCGGTCGGATCGATCGGCTCGTGCCCGGCCGGTGACGAGAACCTCGCCGACTTCTGCCTGTCGACCGACACGGAAGAGGCCGCCTACCAGGCTGCCGTCGCCGCGATCGAGGCGATCGGCGGCGAGGGCAACATCGTCCACATGACCGGCAACAACGTCGACTCCAACACGCAGCGCCGCATCAAGGGTGTCGAGCGTGCGGTCGCCGAGACCGACGGTGCCGTGACCCTGTTGCAGAACATCACCGATGTCGACACCGACCTCGCGACCGCGCAGAAGGCAGCATCCGACCTGCTCGCCGCCAGCGGCTCGGAGATCCAGGCCATCGTGACGACCGCATACAACCCGGCAGTCGCGTCCGCTGAGGCGATCGCCGAGGCGGGCCTCTCGATCCAGCTCGTCGCCATCGACGACGACGCCACGATCCTCGACGGCATCCGCGACGGCTCGGTCTACGGCACCGTCGCGCAGAACCCGGCCGGCCAGGCATACGTGGGCAGCTGGGTGCTCGCCCAGCTCGCCAGCGGCAACTGCACAGTCAACGAGCCCGGCGTGATCGTCGACTCCGGCTCGTTCGTCGTCACCAAGGACAACGTCGACACGTACGACGACGAGCGCTCGGCCTTCGCCGACACCGTGATGAAGAAGTTCGAGTCCGAGCTGCTCACCTGCAAGTGA
- a CDS encoding SDR family oxidoreductase, with translation MTRTYVVTGSASGIGATTAKILRERGDTVIGIDLRGAEVEADLSGPQGRKDAAAKALELAGGTIDAVIACAGIAAPIPATIAINYFGVTELLDELLPGLVKSDAPRVAVVSSMASLQPNSADMVEAALAGDEEKAKQIAADLAEQGPELGYLVYPSSKRALARWVRRASITPEWAGNGIPVNGVAPGTVLTPMTEGLLSTPEGAKMVDAAVPMPLNYHQPPESIAHLLIWLTSVENTHMAGQIIYDDGGADATLRGDDIWSWNDAS, from the coding sequence ATGACCCGCACCTACGTCGTCACCGGATCCGCATCAGGAATCGGCGCCACCACCGCGAAGATCCTGCGCGAGCGTGGCGACACAGTGATCGGCATCGACCTGCGCGGGGCCGAGGTGGAAGCCGATCTGTCCGGTCCGCAGGGACGGAAGGATGCCGCAGCCAAGGCGCTCGAACTGGCCGGCGGCACCATCGACGCCGTCATCGCCTGCGCCGGCATCGCAGCCCCCATCCCCGCGACCATCGCCATCAATTACTTCGGCGTCACCGAGCTGCTCGACGAGCTGCTTCCAGGGCTCGTGAAGTCGGATGCGCCGCGCGTCGCAGTGGTCTCGTCGATGGCATCCCTGCAGCCGAACTCGGCCGATATGGTCGAGGCCGCTCTCGCCGGCGACGAGGAGAAGGCGAAGCAGATCGCCGCCGACCTCGCCGAGCAGGGCCCCGAGCTTGGCTACCTCGTCTACCCGTCGTCGAAGCGCGCGCTGGCACGCTGGGTGCGCCGCGCATCGATCACGCCCGAGTGGGCAGGCAACGGCATCCCGGTCAACGGCGTCGCGCCCGGCACCGTGCTCACGCCGATGACCGAGGGACTGCTGTCGACGCCAGAGGGCGCGAAGATGGTGGATGCTGCCGTGCCGATGCCCCTCAACTACCACCAGCCGCCTGAGTCGATCGCGCACCTGCTGATCTGGCTGACCAGCGTGGAGAACACGCACATGGCCGGGCAGATCATCTACGACGACGGCGGCGCGGATGCCACGCTGCGCGGCGACGACATCTGGTCGTGGAACGACGCCAGCTGA
- a CDS encoding mandelate racemase/muconate lactonizing enzyme family protein produces MASRITAARAFLVDVAVETVRTDAVQSFLKQETIFVEITTEDGLSGLGYSYTIGTGGRAVLSMLRDHLVPQLVGLDSDRIEAVWFQLFASTRATTTGAITSLALAAVDTALWDIAAKRSGLPLWRLAGGFRRDVPLYDTEGGWLHLPTEDLVAGALASKANGLSGVKLKIGKPTGHEDLERLSAVRAAVGGNFDIMVDANQSMTSTEAIRRARQFDGLDLAWIEEPLPADDIEGHVRLAASTATPIAVGESMYSAAQFREYLDRGAAGIVQVDVARVGGITPWLKVAHLAETFNVHVCPHFLMELHVSLVAAVPNGRYVEHIPQLRAITRTEMEIADGRALAPETVGLGIDWDRDAMEDRIVE; encoded by the coding sequence ATGGCCAGCAGGATCACCGCAGCACGAGCATTCCTCGTGGATGTCGCCGTCGAGACCGTCCGCACGGATGCCGTGCAGAGCTTCCTCAAGCAGGAGACGATCTTCGTCGAGATCACCACGGAGGACGGCCTGAGCGGCCTCGGGTACTCCTACACGATCGGAACAGGAGGTCGCGCGGTGCTGTCGATGCTGCGCGACCACCTGGTTCCGCAATTGGTCGGTCTTGACTCCGACCGCATCGAGGCGGTGTGGTTCCAGCTGTTCGCGTCGACGCGTGCGACCACCACCGGCGCCATCACATCGCTCGCGCTGGCCGCGGTCGACACCGCCCTGTGGGACATCGCCGCAAAGCGCTCAGGTCTGCCGCTCTGGCGTCTGGCCGGCGGCTTCCGCCGAGACGTCCCGCTCTACGACACGGAAGGCGGCTGGCTGCACCTCCCCACCGAAGACCTCGTCGCGGGTGCCCTCGCCTCGAAGGCGAACGGCCTCTCCGGCGTGAAGCTGAAGATCGGCAAGCCCACCGGTCACGAAGACCTCGAGCGGCTGAGCGCAGTGCGCGCCGCCGTCGGCGGCAACTTCGACATCATGGTCGACGCCAACCAGTCGATGACCTCGACCGAGGCGATCCGCCGCGCACGCCAGTTCGACGGACTCGACCTCGCGTGGATCGAAGAGCCGCTCCCGGCCGACGACATCGAGGGGCACGTCCGACTCGCGGCATCCACCGCCACCCCGATCGCCGTGGGCGAGTCGATGTACTCCGCCGCCCAGTTCCGTGAGTACCTCGACCGCGGCGCGGCCGGCATCGTCCAGGTCGACGTCGCCAGGGTCGGCGGGATCACGCCTTGGCTCAAGGTCGCGCACCTCGCCGAGACGTTCAACGTGCACGTCTGCCCGCACTTCCTGATGGAGCTGCACGTCAGCCTCGTCGCCGCCGTTCCGAACGGTCGCTACGTCGAGCACATCCCGCAGCTGCGGGCCATCACCCGCACCGAGATGGAGATCGCCGACGGCCGCGCACTGGCCCCCGAGACGGTCGGCCTCGGCATCGACTGGGATCGGGACGCGATGGAAGATCGGATCGTGGAATGA
- a CDS encoding ABC transporter permease, whose translation MKRIISTNNLLLLGVVLVGAAFLAVVTSGQFLGPVSMTSFFRFVSVPILIGLAQMVTLCVGQLNLAVGAIGGVAACLSGVMITSWGAPPWIGALSAVVTGGVLGLANGLLVIGTRINGFIITLAMSQILIGVQYGLVGTRTLSKSAWPEVAAFGRSDVFGIPTIFLLTLGVAVVVAVFFAQTVTGRRMLASGGNPVAAQLAGISIDRSLVLAHTISGLLCGVAAFVSISFLPGVNTTVGGDWLLPSFAAPIIGGVALAGGTVAVLGTVLAAMVVRLVDSASPIFRFDAAAVNFVVGAVVLGTVALGRLREVRAARRGLELRSKRAEAALAEAKR comes from the coding sequence ATGAAGCGGATCATCAGCACGAACAACCTCCTGCTGCTGGGTGTCGTCCTCGTCGGCGCGGCGTTCCTCGCCGTGGTGACATCGGGGCAGTTCCTCGGCCCGGTGTCGATGACGAGCTTCTTCCGCTTCGTCAGCGTGCCGATCCTCATCGGCCTCGCCCAGATGGTGACGCTCTGCGTCGGCCAGCTGAACCTCGCAGTCGGTGCCATCGGCGGCGTCGCCGCCTGTCTCTCCGGCGTGATGATCACCTCATGGGGCGCACCGCCGTGGATCGGCGCGTTGAGTGCCGTCGTCACCGGTGGCGTGCTCGGCCTCGCGAACGGCCTGCTAGTCATCGGCACCCGGATCAACGGCTTCATCATCACTCTCGCCATGTCGCAGATCCTCATCGGCGTGCAGTACGGACTCGTCGGCACCCGAACCCTCTCGAAGAGCGCCTGGCCCGAGGTCGCCGCGTTCGGTCGGTCCGATGTGTTCGGCATCCCGACGATCTTCCTGCTCACTCTCGGCGTGGCCGTCGTCGTCGCCGTCTTCTTCGCGCAGACCGTGACGGGGCGTCGGATGCTGGCGAGTGGCGGCAACCCGGTGGCGGCCCAGCTGGCCGGCATCTCGATCGACCGCTCGCTCGTGCTCGCGCACACCATCTCCGGTCTGCTGTGCGGAGTCGCGGCGTTCGTGAGCATCTCGTTCCTGCCAGGGGTGAACACCACCGTCGGAGGAGACTGGCTGCTGCCCAGCTTCGCCGCACCCATCATCGGCGGTGTCGCGCTGGCGGGTGGAACGGTCGCCGTGCTCGGCACCGTGCTCGCGGCAATGGTCGTGCGCCTGGTCGACTCGGCGAGCCCTATCTTCCGATTCGACGCGGCCGCAGTGAACTTCGTCGTCGGCGCCGTGGTTCTCGGAACCGTCGCGCTGGGACGACTGCGTGAGGTGCGTGCCGCACGTCGGGGACTCGAACTTCGGTCGAAACGCGCCGAAGCTGCACTTGCGGAGGCGAAGCGATGA
- a CDS encoding GntR family transcriptional regulator: MSTLDALPTLGATARVMLADEVYSVLQQAVLDGTLPPSARVNAGELARRFGVSPTPVREALARLESDGLVEKHPLKGYRTTDLLDPAQLGELFELRLLLEPGTAGHAATRRSDTDVRALQDEVARARGAIDEPDAYALLSQHDVRLHDLVFRSARNATAHTAYNRTHCHLHTYRLSYTGTYVPDTVDEHARIVEAIAEGDAKKAERAMRTHVERSRSRLLLKFDR, encoded by the coding sequence ATGTCGACCTTGGACGCACTCCCCACACTCGGGGCCACAGCTCGCGTGATGCTGGCAGACGAGGTGTACTCAGTGCTGCAGCAGGCGGTTCTCGACGGCACTCTGCCTCCCAGCGCCCGAGTGAACGCCGGCGAACTCGCGCGACGCTTCGGTGTGTCCCCCACTCCGGTGCGCGAGGCGCTCGCACGCCTGGAATCGGATGGGCTCGTCGAGAAGCATCCCCTCAAGGGCTATCGCACAACCGACCTGCTCGACCCTGCGCAGCTGGGCGAACTGTTCGAGCTGCGCTTGCTGCTCGAACCGGGCACAGCAGGGCACGCGGCGACCCGTCGCTCCGATACCGACGTCCGGGCCCTCCAGGATGAGGTCGCTCGCGCCCGCGGTGCCATCGACGAGCCGGATGCATATGCGCTGCTCTCGCAGCACGATGTTCGTCTGCACGATCTGGTCTTCCGCTCGGCTCGCAACGCGACCGCACACACCGCGTACAACCGCACGCACTGTCACCTGCACACGTATCGCCTGTCGTACACCGGCACGTACGTGCCTGACACAGTCGATGAGCACGCGCGCATCGTCGAGGCCATCGCCGAGGGCGACGCGAAGAAGGCCGAGCGTGCGATGCGAACGCATGTCGAGCGCTCCCGCTCGAGACTGCTGCTCAAGTTCGACCGCTGA
- a CDS encoding ABC transporter permease gives MSDRLSRAVRTELHSPRPVLLALIIVLVVVFAILKPSFLNGPFVIAPLLTSISIFTIVGLSQMVALSIGHMNIAVGQMAGIGALVAGVSFDKLGMPFLVGLVLGCAAGAAVGAFAGWVIARTGVNSFIVTLALSFSLMGLIPTLYEMWSTGNAFTTKPDGLEAIGRGTFADFCIGGVCGTNAVPLIILPALAASVVVWYFYSSTRLGREVLVTGSNVDAAELSGVPTGRRIILAHGLSGLLAALAGILLGASTGSFTPGIGGEFMLPSFLGPILGGTLLAGGAVSVVGTVLGITLTSVIRKGLELFGVGLEALNVLLGAILIVALATDRLRLLFTRKRPPSEKVSAAELATELNESEVAR, from the coding sequence ATGAGCGATCGCCTCTCGCGCGCGGTGCGCACCGAGCTGCACTCGCCCCGGCCTGTACTGCTCGCGCTCATCATCGTGCTGGTCGTGGTCTTCGCCATCCTGAAGCCATCATTCCTCAACGGCCCGTTCGTGATCGCACCGCTGCTGACCTCGATCTCGATCTTCACGATCGTGGGCCTGTCGCAGATGGTGGCGCTCTCGATCGGGCACATGAACATCGCAGTCGGACAGATGGCGGGCATCGGCGCACTCGTCGCAGGCGTCTCGTTCGACAAGCTCGGCATGCCGTTCCTCGTCGGACTCGTGCTCGGCTGCGCGGCCGGTGCAGCCGTCGGTGCGTTCGCGGGGTGGGTGATCGCCCGCACCGGCGTCAACTCGTTCATCGTGACTCTCGCGCTGAGCTTCAGCCTGATGGGCCTCATCCCCACGCTGTACGAAATGTGGAGCACCGGCAACGCGTTCACCACGAAGCCGGACGGGCTCGAGGCCATCGGCCGCGGGACATTCGCCGACTTCTGCATCGGCGGCGTCTGCGGCACCAACGCCGTGCCGCTGATCATCCTCCCAGCGCTCGCGGCGTCGGTCGTCGTCTGGTACTTCTACTCCAGCACCCGACTCGGGCGGGAGGTGCTCGTCACGGGAAGCAACGTCGATGCGGCGGAGCTGTCGGGCGTGCCGACCGGGCGACGGATCATCCTCGCCCATGGGCTTTCGGGTCTGCTCGCAGCGCTCGCGGGCATCCTGCTCGGAGCGAGCACCGGCTCGTTCACCCCTGGAATCGGCGGCGAGTTCATGCTGCCATCGTTCCTCGGACCGATTCTCGGAGGCACGCTGCTCGCCGGCGGCGCCGTGTCGGTCGTCGGCACGGTGCTCGGCATCACGCTGACATCCGTCATCCGCAAGGGACTCGAGCTGTTCGGCGTGGGCCTTGAGGCTTTGAACGTGCTGCTCGGTGCCATCCTGATCGTCGCGCTGGCCACCGATCGGCTGCGCCTGCTGTTCACCCGAAAGCGTCCCCCGAGTGAGAAGGTCTCGGCCGCCGAGCTCGCGACAGAACTCAACGAATCCGAGGTGGCACGATGA